The Balneola sp. genomic sequence TTGCCGACAGTACGTTAGTACTCATTTCAAGAGATCGAGTTATTGAATTCAGGATATATAACGGATTCTATATGAACACATTTTCCGCTTTGAGTATTTACTTTTGCAAACGCCCCGCAGATATGATTATCACCATTTGCAGGTTGATATTTTTGATGAACACCAGTCATAAATCTTTTTATGGCAACTTTTTTATCCATTCCTAATGACGAATTATATGATCCTGTCATACCAGCATCAGTAAGATATCCCAAACCTTGAGGAAAAATACGAGCGTCTCCAGTGGGTATATGGGTATGGGTGCCTATAAGTACAGAAGCTTTTCCATCAATATGCCAGCCCATAGAAACTTTTTCAGCTGTTGCCTCCGCATGAAAATCTACAAAAATGATATTTGTCTCTTCAGAAATTTTTGAGAGTGCCCGATCGGCTGAAGTGAAAGGGTCGTCAATAGCTTTAAGAAAAGTTCTTCCCTGGAGGTTTAACACGCCGATCTTCAAATCTGTTTTAGGAACATGATAAAC encodes the following:
- a CDS encoding TIGR00282 family metallophosphoesterase: MSETIGILFIGDIVGNPGLSISETFLPSLIKKYEADFVIANGENSHEGHGINEEIIKKLLSLGVHVITGGDHSFDKWKVFNYMRENNHILRPLNYPRGNAGFGFGVYHVPKTDLKIGVLNLQGRTFLKAIDDPFTSADRALSKISEETNIIFVDFHAEATAEKVSMGWHIDGKASVLIGTHTHIPTGDARIFPQGLGYLTDAGMTGSYNSSLGMDKKVAIKRFMTGVHQKYQPANGDNHICGAFAKVNTQSGKCVHIESVIYPEFNNSIS